One window from the genome of Deltaproteobacteria bacterium PRO3 encodes:
- a CDS encoding NAD-glutamate dehydrogenase: MKQTRITVDLQDPELLKMLKLEAAVERRPMREIVRKAIQGFFTNKKEHQALMKAAEASFLEWDNPRDADYDRF; this comes from the coding sequence ATGAAACAAACCCGCATCACCGTCGACCTCCAAGACCCCGAGCTGCTCAAGATGCTCAAGCTCGAGGCCGCCGTCGAGCGCCGGCCGATGCGCGAGATCGTGCGCAAGGCCATCCAAGGTTTTTTCACCAACAAAAAAGAACACCAGGCGCTGATGAAGGCGGCCGAGGCCTCCTTCCTCGAGTGGGACAATCCTCGTGACGCCGACTATGATCGATTTTAA
- a CDS encoding type II toxin-antitoxin system PemK/MazF family toxin yields the protein MIDFKAGDFVLVPYPFTDPHALKHRPAFVVSKVQAKGMPTKAVIALVTSRVDEMNMPGDYRVLDWEVSGLKYPAMIRLSKIVTVEADILQKKLGSLSRREWKTVGDEFLKIFQNWIVP from the coding sequence ATGATCGATTTTAAAGCCGGCGACTTCGTCCTGGTGCCCTATCCCTTCACCGATCCCCACGCCCTCAAGCACCGCCCGGCCTTCGTCGTCTCGAAGGTGCAGGCCAAGGGCATGCCGACCAAGGCGGTCATCGCTTTGGTCACCAGCCGCGTCGACGAGATGAACATGCCAGGCGACTACCGCGTCCTGGATTGGGAGGTCTCCGGCCTGAAATATCCGGCCATGATCCGCCTCAGCAAGATCGTCACCGTCGAGGCGGATATCCTGCAAAAAAAGTTGGGCAGCTTGAGTCGCCGCGAATGGAAGACCGTCGGCGACGAGTTTTTGAAGATCTTCCAGAATTGGATCGTTCCGTGA
- a CDS encoding 3-keto-5-aminohexanoate cleavage protein, producing MEDRRRRVFEDLPELDRSVSRKPVIITCALTGVLAKKEQCPAIPYSPVEIAEEARRAYEAGAAVVHIHARTPEGGPSWESAVFGEIKAEIRKRCPVILNFSSGGIGLPIQERTRHIADHRPEIAALNMGSMNYAIYSRKNKAFYHDYVFANPFKDIQYCLERIEEAGAKPELECFDVGHIGNALPFIDMGLLKTPAHFSLILGVLGGISTRAGNLACMAANLPEGSHWEVIGIGRDQWRLLGEALDLGGDLRVGLEDNFYLPNGEMAASNGDLVRAAVRLVEARGTKPASVAEARAILALS from the coding sequence ATGGAAGACCGTCGGCGACGAGTTTTTGAAGATCTTCCAGAATTGGATCGTTCCGTGAGTCGCAAGCCCGTCATCATTACCTGCGCCCTGACCGGCGTCCTGGCCAAGAAAGAACAGTGCCCCGCGATCCCGTATTCGCCGGTCGAAATCGCCGAGGAGGCCCGGCGCGCCTACGAGGCGGGCGCGGCGGTGGTGCACATCCACGCCCGCACGCCGGAGGGCGGCCCCTCTTGGGAATCCGCCGTCTTCGGCGAGATCAAGGCCGAGATCCGCAAGCGCTGCCCGGTGATCCTCAATTTCTCGTCGGGCGGCATCGGTCTGCCCATCCAAGAGCGCACGCGGCACATCGCCGACCATCGCCCCGAGATCGCGGCGCTCAACATGGGCTCGATGAATTACGCGATCTACAGCCGCAAGAATAAGGCCTTCTACCACGACTACGTCTTCGCCAATCCCTTCAAGGACATCCAGTACTGCCTCGAGCGCATCGAAGAAGCCGGGGCCAAGCCCGAGCTGGAGTGCTTCGACGTCGGCCACATCGGCAATGCGCTGCCCTTCATCGACATGGGTCTGCTGAAAACGCCCGCCCACTTCAGCTTGATCCTGGGCGTCCTCGGCGGCATCTCGACCCGAGCGGGAAACTTGGCCTGCATGGCGGCCAACCTGCCTGAGGGTTCGCATTGGGAGGTGATCGGCATCGGCCGCGACCAGTGGCGGCTGTTGGGGGAGGCCTTGGATCTTGGGGGCGACCTGCGCGTCGGACTGGAGGACAACTTCTATCTGCCGAACGGGGAGATGGCGGCCTCCAACGGCGACCTGGTACGCGCCGCGGTCCGGCTCGTCGAGGCGCGCGGCACAAAACCGGCCTCGGTCGCGGAGGCGCGGGCCATCCTCGCTCTTTCCTAA
- a CDS encoding right-handed parallel beta-helix repeat-containing protein, with protein sequence MRPSRPLKLLIFFLGCLLLPARAGAEAANYFSQIFSEKVLTVSREGDGLLPGTLRTALIQAGGIRSQNAFTLVRIVFEPTVKRVRITKGPLPEVSGSLTTIDCQNAQGRGMIEGVDENTEGVDPTVEVAGLKLTSNGNAVRNCHVTGFRGPGILIRGNRNTVEYNTIGYHKAVAESAVEASAIFGEPKTNQGAGVFIGDGSSENVVQNNEIVANAFNGVELSGGVGAANKVTFNFFAKNSGRPIKLAPNGHATRQPQITKIVQQGDLFLISGVAEAKADLQIYTGGKEDGEVGMIVVPGTQLPADTFTVATKSKGFVPNQTKIVALAQAPNRNTSEFSSPIVIPGPNATVIGSAPEAEAPAAAKPEAPAKEEAAPAEGETGEGEFNAPDNLMDNSGTGKPPAAAVPAPGSVMPSAQGAPKAVDKSHEPETVINLNGAGEPGHEPETGGLSEKTAKVSAMGI encoded by the coding sequence ATGCGACCGTCCAGGCCCTTAAAATTATTGATCTTTTTCCTCGGCTGCCTGCTGCTGCCCGCGCGGGCCGGGGCCGAGGCGGCCAATTATTTTTCCCAAATTTTCAGCGAAAAGGTCCTCACCGTCAGCCGCGAGGGCGACGGGCTGCTGCCCGGGACGCTGCGCACCGCCCTGATCCAGGCCGGCGGGATCCGCTCGCAAAACGCATTTACGCTCGTACGCATCGTCTTCGAGCCCACGGTCAAGCGGGTCCGCATCACCAAGGGTCCCCTGCCCGAGGTCTCGGGGTCGCTGACCACGATCGACTGCCAAAACGCCCAGGGCCGCGGCATGATCGAGGGCGTCGACGAAAACACCGAGGGCGTCGACCCCACGGTGGAAGTCGCCGGACTGAAGCTGACCAGCAACGGCAACGCCGTCCGCAACTGCCATGTCACCGGCTTCCGCGGACCCGGCATCCTGATCCGCGGCAACCGCAACACCGTCGAGTACAACACGATCGGCTACCACAAGGCGGTGGCCGAAAGCGCCGTCGAGGCCTCCGCGATCTTCGGCGAGCCCAAGACCAACCAGGGCGCGGGCGTCTTCATCGGCGACGGCTCGAGCGAAAACGTCGTGCAGAACAACGAAATCGTCGCCAACGCCTTCAACGGCGTCGAGCTCAGCGGCGGCGTCGGCGCCGCCAACAAGGTCACGTTCAATTTCTTCGCCAAGAACAGCGGACGCCCCATCAAGCTGGCGCCCAACGGCCACGCCACCCGCCAGCCGCAGATCACCAAGATCGTCCAGCAAGGCGACCTCTTCCTGATCAGCGGTGTCGCCGAGGCCAAGGCCGATCTGCAGATCTACACCGGCGGCAAGGAGGACGGCGAGGTCGGGATGATCGTCGTGCCGGGGACGCAGCTTCCTGCCGATACCTTCACCGTGGCGACCAAAAGTAAGGGCTTCGTCCCCAACCAGACCAAGATCGTCGCGCTCGCGCAGGCCCCCAACCGCAACACCAGCGAGTTCAGCAGCCCCATCGTCATCCCGGGCCCCAACGCGACGGTGATCGGCTCGGCACCCGAGGCCGAGGCCCCGGCCGCCGCGAAGCCCGAGGCGCCGGCCAAGGAAGAGGCCGCGCCCGCCGAGGGAGAGACCGGCGAGGGAGAATTCAACGCCCCGGACAACCTGATGGATAACAGCGGCACCGGTAAACCGCCCGCGGCCGCCGTACCGGCGCCGGGCAGCGTCATGCCTTCCGCCCAGGGCGCGCCCAAGGCCGTCGACAAGAGTCATGAGCCCGAGACCGTCATCAACCTAAACGGCGCGGGCGAGCCGGGCCACGAGCCCGAGACCGGCGGCCTCTCCGAGAAGACCGCCAAGGTCAGCGCGATGGGGATTTAA
- a CDS encoding ParA family protein yields the protein MSLLTDKIKSLLTIETSQVLSSQEKGKKRATVISICSQKGGVGKTTTAVNLSTAIAKYHGKRVLVVDLDPQGHVEKSLGALIPEGVEYSPMSTILSSKKGNVMDGVIPTELENFFISPGDKTLYETESLLATKIGKEYILAEAMKVARSHFDFIFFDCPPNLGNLTLNALVASDFCLVPCEMSVLAFEGVNDLVETLETVNERLNPRLKILGVLFTRVDGRNVNMNQIIESNIKNFFRGKVFKTQIAINTALNKAQLEGLPVFDNYPSSSGAVNYRELAEELVKKLKRQSAAQGGGPLSQAASG from the coding sequence ATGTCCTTGCTGACCGACAAAATCAAATCCCTTTTGACGATCGAGACCTCGCAGGTCCTGTCTAGTCAAGAGAAGGGCAAGAAGCGCGCGACCGTCATCAGCATCTGCTCGCAAAAGGGCGGCGTCGGCAAGACCACCACCGCGGTCAACCTCAGCACCGCCATCGCCAAGTATCACGGCAAGCGCGTCCTGGTCGTCGACCTCGACCCGCAAGGCCACGTCGAAAAATCCTTGGGCGCCCTGATCCCCGAGGGCGTCGAGTACTCGCCGATGTCCACGATCCTTTCCAGCAAGAAGGGCAATGTGATGGACGGCGTGATCCCCACCGAGCTGGAGAACTTTTTCATTTCGCCCGGCGACAAGACGCTCTACGAGACCGAAAGCCTACTCGCCACCAAGATCGGCAAAGAATACATCCTGGCCGAGGCCATGAAGGTCGCGCGCAGTCACTTCGACTTCATCTTCTTCGACTGCCCGCCCAACCTGGGCAACCTCACGCTCAACGCCCTGGTGGCCAGCGACTTCTGCCTGGTGCCCTGCGAGATGAGCGTCCTGGCCTTCGAGGGCGTCAACGACCTAGTCGAGACCCTCGAGACCGTCAACGAGCGCCTCAATCCGCGCCTCAAGATCCTGGGCGTGCTGTTCACCCGCGTCGACGGGCGCAACGTGAACATGAACCAGATCATCGAGAGCAATATCAAAAATTTCTTCCGCGGCAAGGTCTTCAAGACCCAGATCGCGATCAACACCGCCCTCAACAAGGCCCAGCTTGAGGGCCTGCCGGTCTTCGACAACTACCCCTCCAGCTCGGGCGCGGTAAACTACCGTGAGCTTGCCGAAGAGCTGGTCAAAAAGCTCAAGCGGCAAAGCGCGGCCCAGGGCGGCGGACCGCTCAGCCAGGCGGCGAGCGGGTAG
- the hemW gene encoding radical SAM family heme chaperone HemW, whose amino-acid sequence MTEGVMTKLALYIHIPFCVSKCHYCDFNSIGLGRSAAPEAEYVAALRREIGRWTEALSPSTRAGFDTVFFGGGTPSLFAPESIGSLLREARRLGPIEPGAEVTLELNPKTAAPEKMRGFREAGCNRLSIGVQTLDERLLADLARAHDAADALQALEWAFAAGFERVSGDLMYGLPRQTLGQLEDTLRRLEGFPLRHLSAYELIVEEGTPFYDRYLKGRLPLPETEEVLAMRERIAAFGRARGMEAYEVSNYACAGHESRHNLHYWDYDSFVGLGAGAVSFLRASELNGATLSLLGVEPSSGLYGLRLANPRGLPEYGAGSGTWAGVEVEPIARSAAFGEFLMMGLRKRRGIRFADFEGKFAAPFPAAFRGALDRARERGWVELETGGARFTEEGMLFSNEVLREFLGESLH is encoded by the coding sequence ATGACGGAAGGCGTCATGACAAAGCTCGCTCTGTACATTCATATCCCCTTCTGCGTCAGCAAGTGCCATTACTGCGATTTCAACTCGATTGGGCTGGGCCGAAGCGCCGCCCCGGAGGCGGAATACGTGGCCGCGCTGCGGCGCGAGATCGGGCGTTGGACGGAGGCCCTGTCCCCGTCGACACGGGCGGGCTTTGACACGGTCTTCTTCGGCGGGGGCACACCCTCGCTCTTTGCGCCGGAATCCATCGGGAGCCTCCTGCGGGAGGCGCGCCGCCTAGGACCCATCGAACCCGGCGCCGAGGTCACCCTCGAACTCAACCCCAAGACCGCCGCGCCCGAGAAGATGCGCGGCTTCCGCGAGGCCGGCTGCAACCGCCTCTCCATCGGGGTGCAGACCTTGGACGAGCGTCTGCTCGCCGACCTGGCCCGGGCCCACGACGCGGCGGACGCCCTGCAAGCCTTGGAGTGGGCCTTCGCCGCAGGTTTCGAGCGGGTGAGCGGCGACCTGATGTACGGCCTGCCCCGGCAAACCCTGGGGCAGCTCGAGGACACCCTGCGCCGTTTGGAAGGATTTCCGCTGCGCCATCTTTCCGCCTACGAGCTGATCGTGGAGGAGGGGACGCCCTTCTACGACCGTTACCTGAAAGGCCGCCTTCCCTTGCCCGAGACCGAAGAGGTCCTCGCGATGCGCGAGCGCATCGCGGCCTTCGGCCGCGCCAGGGGCATGGAGGCCTACGAGGTCAGCAACTACGCCTGCGCCGGTCACGAGTCGCGGCACAACCTGCACTACTGGGACTACGACAGCTTCGTCGGTCTCGGCGCGGGAGCGGTCTCCTTCCTGCGCGCCTCCGAGCTGAACGGCGCGACCTTGAGCCTCCTGGGCGTCGAGCCTTCGTCCGGGCTCTACGGGCTGCGTCTCGCCAACCCGCGGGGCCTGCCGGAGTACGGCGCCGGCTCCGGGACTTGGGCGGGCGTGGAGGTCGAGCCCATTGCGCGCTCCGCGGCCTTCGGCGAGTTCCTGATGATGGGTCTGCGCAAGCGCCGGGGGATCCGTTTCGCGGACTTCGAGGGTAAATTCGCCGCGCCCTTTCCGGCCGCCTTTCGCGGGGCCCTGGACCGGGCGCGGGAGCGGGGCTGGGTCGAGCTGGAGACCGGCGGCGCCCGCTTCACCGAGGAGGGGATGCTGTTCAGCAACGAAGTCCTGCGGGAATTTTTGGGCGAATCGCTCCATTGA
- the hrcA gene encoding heat-inducible transcription repressor HrcA yields MMTDAVPQLDRRKSQILQALVESYIQTAAPVGSTALSKGYRFGLSAATIRNVMADLEAEGYLEQPHTSAGRVPTERGFRFYIDCLLKVEPLEEEVKRQIRQSLQEGNDRVSMLQNAGRMLSGLSQHVGVILAPKREVTKLKHIEFLPLRESQILAILVTEQGVVQNRIFETDEPLSRADLIRMNNYLNSVLGGLNLSEVKQRILVEMTRQQDALDRLLKQALVLSQQVVSSDSDDLIIDGEKNFLYTQEFSNLDKIREILSALEEKHRLVAFLDRAIKAPGVQIFVGSESRLTDLKDCSVIVSNYGGDSKPLGTLGVIGPTRMDYSKLIPMVEFTARSLGDILKG; encoded by the coding sequence ATGATGACCGACGCCGTTCCCCAACTCGACCGCCGCAAGAGCCAAATCCTGCAGGCCCTGGTGGAGAGCTATATCCAGACGGCCGCACCGGTGGGCTCGACGGCGCTTTCCAAGGGCTATCGCTTCGGCCTCAGCGCGGCGACGATCCGCAACGTGATGGCCGACCTCGAGGCCGAGGGCTACCTCGAGCAGCCCCATACCTCCGCGGGTCGCGTTCCCACCGAGCGGGGCTTTCGCTTCTACATCGACTGCCTGCTGAAGGTGGAGCCGCTCGAGGAAGAGGTGAAACGGCAGATCCGGCAGTCGCTTCAGGAGGGCAACGACAGGGTTTCCATGCTGCAGAACGCCGGCCGCATGCTCTCGGGCCTCTCACAGCATGTCGGGGTGATCCTGGCGCCCAAGCGCGAGGTGACCAAGCTCAAGCACATCGAGTTCCTGCCGCTGCGCGAGTCGCAGATCCTCGCCATCCTCGTCACCGAGCAGGGCGTGGTGCAGAACCGAATCTTCGAGACCGACGAGCCGCTCAGCCGCGCCGATCTGATCCGGATGAACAACTACCTCAACTCGGTGCTGGGCGGGCTCAATTTGAGCGAGGTCAAGCAGCGCATCTTGGTCGAGATGACGCGGCAGCAGGACGCACTCGACCGTCTGCTCAAGCAGGCGCTGGTGCTTTCGCAGCAGGTCGTCTCCAGCGATTCCGACGACCTGATCATCGACGGGGAGAAAAATTTTCTTTACACCCAAGAATTTTCCAACTTGGACAAGATCCGCGAGATCCTCTCGGCCCTCGAAGAGAAGCACCGCCTGGTCGCCTTCCTCGACCGCGCCATCAAGGCGCCGGGGGTCCAGATCTTCGTGGGCAGCGAGTCGCGCCTGACCGACCTGAAGGATTGCAGCGTGATCGTCTCCAATTACGGCGGCGATTCCAAGCCGCTCGGCACCCTCGGGGTGATCGGGCCGACGCGGATGGACTATTCGAAGCTGATCCCGATGGTGGAGTTTACGGCGCGTTCGCTGGGAGACATATTGAAGGGATAG
- the grpE gene encoding nucleotide exchange factor GrpE, with the protein MQNDKLDQLKHAMKAKKEAEARVAASQEAGGIAPGLEDQYKSRIAELETSLQQAQAALTEAEAKAKDANEKYLRTYAEFDNFRKRIAKEKEEALRYGNEKFVKDLLPVLDGLEQALSHAEASDKQAIVQGVQLVLRQFLKVLENFGVTPVDSVGLPFDPHHHEAMAHHESEEHEPHTVVNEYRRGYKMHDRLIRPSLVTVAKPPEK; encoded by the coding sequence ATGCAAAACGACAAGCTCGATCAACTCAAGCACGCGATGAAGGCGAAGAAAGAGGCCGAGGCCCGCGTCGCCGCCAGCCAAGAGGCCGGCGGGATCGCGCCGGGTCTCGAGGACCAATACAAATCCAGGATCGCCGAGCTCGAGACCTCCCTCCAGCAGGCCCAGGCCGCCCTGACCGAGGCCGAGGCCAAGGCGAAGGACGCCAACGAGAAGTACCTGCGGACTTACGCCGAGTTCGATAATTTCCGCAAGCGCATCGCCAAAGAGAAGGAAGAGGCCCTGCGCTACGGCAACGAAAAATTCGTGAAGGACCTGCTGCCCGTGCTCGACGGCCTCGAGCAGGCGCTCTCGCACGCCGAGGCCTCCGACAAGCAGGCCATCGTTCAGGGCGTGCAGCTGGTGCTGCGGCAGTTCCTCAAAGTGCTGGAAAATTTCGGCGTCACGCCCGTCGACTCGGTAGGACTGCCCTTCGACCCGCATCATCACGAGGCCATGGCCCATCACGAATCGGAAGAGCACGAGCCACACACGGTCGTCAACGAGTACCGCCGGGGTTACAAGATGCACGACCGGCTGATCCGTCCCTCCCTGGTGACGGTGGCCAAGCCCCCCGAAAAATAA
- a CDS encoding J domain-containing protein, which yields MGDPQKNYFAVLGLSQGAGREEIKRAFKELAFRFHPDRNPHNPQAEERFKETVEAYSYLTGNFEALRAIQQPSPAARTTGEYAQDILKTLFDVDHPGSLRERPPFRRELELSLEEAFAGGSKILAVEREELCGVCYGSGVEEGAKTFTCTYCFGAGFVGGPGEGGERRECPKCNGRGFLSSRGCVACRARGYHLRAAKLKVPFPPRANDGFVVSLLGEGHELAPGRRGDVQVVLRLKRHPGFSFDGKDIICETTVEMSLAALGGEVQVPTLGGTTPLRLPPGTQSGQVFRLKGLGLGGDQFVKIKVKIPAVLGERDRLLLHRIQGEGGAERPGLWRKIKKWFW from the coding sequence ATGGGCGACCCCCAAAAAAACTACTTCGCGGTGCTGGGCCTGAGCCAGGGCGCCGGCCGTGAGGAGATCAAGCGGGCCTTCAAAGAGCTCGCCTTCCGCTTTCATCCCGACCGGAATCCACACAATCCGCAAGCGGAGGAGCGTTTCAAGGAGACGGTCGAGGCCTATTCCTATCTCACCGGCAATTTCGAGGCCCTGCGCGCCATCCAGCAGCCCAGCCCCGCCGCCCGGACCACGGGCGAGTACGCCCAGGACATCCTCAAGACGCTCTTCGACGTCGACCACCCCGGCTCGCTGCGCGAGCGGCCGCCGTTTCGGCGCGAGCTGGAATTGAGCCTCGAAGAAGCCTTCGCGGGCGGAAGCAAGATCCTTGCCGTCGAGCGCGAGGAGCTCTGCGGGGTCTGCTACGGCAGCGGCGTGGAGGAGGGCGCGAAGACCTTCACCTGCACCTACTGTTTCGGCGCGGGCTTCGTGGGCGGGCCGGGGGAGGGCGGCGAGCGCCGCGAGTGCCCCAAGTGCAACGGTCGCGGATTCTTGAGCTCCCGCGGCTGCGTGGCCTGCCGCGCGCGGGGCTATCACCTGCGCGCCGCCAAGCTGAAGGTTCCCTTTCCGCCCCGTGCGAACGACGGCTTCGTCGTCAGCTTGCTCGGGGAAGGCCACGAGCTCGCGCCCGGCCGGCGCGGGGACGTCCAGGTCGTCCTGCGCCTCAAGCGCCATCCCGGGTTTTCCTTTGACGGCAAGGACATTATATGTGAGACCACGGTCGAAATGAGCCTGGCCGCCCTGGGCGGCGAGGTCCAAGTTCCTACCCTAGGCGGTACGACGCCGCTCCGACTGCCTCCCGGCACTCAATCCGGCCAAGTCTTCCGCTTGAAGGGCCTGGGGCTGGGCGGCGATCAATTCGTCAAGATCAAGGTGAAGATCCCCGCCGTCCTCGGCGAGCGCGATCGCCTGCTTCTGCACCGGATCCAGGGCGAGGGCGGGGCGGAACGGCCGGGGCTCTGGCGGAAAATCAAAAAGTGGTTTTGGTGA